The genome window GCGTTACCAGAGTAGTGACCATCACCAGTATCAGCACGGCAGTATACACGGTGATGTCGAAGACCTTCTGCTGCAGCCCGATGGTAGCGAAGATGAGACCGACTTCCCCACGCGGCACCATACCTACACCTACCAGCCACGGGCGCATCCGGGTGCGCCATACAGCCAGCCCTGAAGCGAGTTTGCCTGCTATCGCCACCACAATCAGCAGGACTGCCAGTCCAACGATAGACAACCCAGCAGGGGTCGTGACGTCTATCGCCCGCAGGTTCATCTGTGCCCCCATCATCACGAAGAAGATGGGCACCAGCATGTCGGCTATCGCGCTGGCGCGCTCGGTGATGCGGATACGATGCTCGGTGCGGGCAAGCACCAGCCCAGCAGAGAACGCACCGACAATGGGAGCAAGCCCCACCAGCTGTGCCAGAGCTGCCAGCAAGAAACAGAATACCAGCGCGGCGGTTACCAGCGCAGCGCGTGCCCGCATCTGCTCCGCCATCCTCAGCAGAAAGTGTGAGGCTTTTAAACCGGCGGTTAGTGCGCCAGCCAGAAACACCAGCGCCAGAGCAAGCACTTTACCGACCTGCCACGCAGACATGTTTTCGCCCTGCGCCAGACCGCTGAAAACCGCCAGGATGAGCAGACCTATCACGTCATCAGCTACCGCCGCTCCCAGCACGATTTGCGACTCGCCCCAGCGCAGAATGTTCAGGTCCTTCATCACCCGCGCGGTAATGCCCACGCTGGTCGCTGTTAGCGTCGCTCCAATAAAGGCGGCGGTCATGGCAGGTTGTCCTAAGAGCATGCTCACGCCGAAGCCCAGTACCGCGGGTGTGATGACGCCGATAATTGCCACCCACAACGAGCGCCAGCCTACACGGAACAACTCGGTAATGTCCGACTCCAGACCGATTTCGAAAAGCAGCAGCACCGCGCCCAACTCTGCCAGCACGTGGAGGATTTCATTATGAGGGTCTACGAGACGCAGCAGGCTATCACCCAGAATCAAACCCGCCAGCAACTCGCCCAGTACAGCAGGCTGCGATGCACGTTCGCTGAACTCGGAAAGCAGCTTCGCTGCAGCCAGCACCACCACCAGTGCCAGCAAGATGTGGGCAAACTCCATACCGCCTCCTTACTTGCCTTCACACAGTAGCCCAGTATACAACTCAACCAGCACCTTGCGACTGTGCTCCCACGCGAGATGCTCTCGCACGCGCTGTAGACCGTATTCTCCCATGCGCTGACGACGTTCAGGGTCATCGAGCAGCTCGATAATACGCTGTGCGAACTCGCGTTCGTCGTTCGGGGTAGCATATACCGCCGCCTCGCCCGCCGAGTAGCGCGACTCCTTCAGGTCGAAGCTCACCACGGGCAAACCCATCGCCAT of Armatimonadota bacterium contains these proteins:
- a CDS encoding Na+/H+-exchanging protein; protein product: MEFAHILLALVVVLAAAKLLSEFSERASQPAVLGELLAGLILGDSLLRLVDPHNEILHVLAELGAVLLLFEIGLESDITELFRVGWRSLWVAIIGVITPAVLGFGVSMLLGQPAMTAAFIGATLTATSVGITARVMKDLNILRWGESQIVLGAAVADDVIGLLILAVFSGLAQGENMSAWQVGKVLALALVFLAGALTAGLKASHFLLRMAEQMRARAALVTAALVFCFLLAALAQLVGLAPIVGAFSAGLVLARTEHRIRITERASAIADMLVPIFFVMMGAQMNLRAIDVTTPAGLSIVGLAVLLIVVAIAGKLASGLAVWRTRMRPWLVGVGMVPRGEVGLIFATIGLQQKVFDITVYTAVLILVMVTTLVTPPWLRTLARRYGAHVSHTG